A genomic stretch from Thermomonospora umbrina includes:
- a CDS encoding metal-dependent hydrolase, which translates to MMGRTHALSGAVVWLAAVPLLSQERWLGDFAISLSPQQVAAGAVVCAGAALLPDIDHHNGRIANTIGPVTKKFCKWVGKASGGHRQATHSIAFALVVGLVMDLLATHFVYGWWAALWITVGFGLRGIGLDFEKHEVWSSVADCAVAALAVWLMRDLDMTFAGYAVTLGCLAHIAGDCLTPRGCPVLWPSKWRLIIPIVPRTDGKVERWVVAPLLTLGAAILAVRSILGDAAVRWLNQG; encoded by the coding sequence ATGATGGGGCGGACCCACGCCCTCAGCGGCGCGGTGGTGTGGCTGGCGGCCGTCCCCCTGCTCTCCCAGGAGCGGTGGCTCGGCGACTTCGCGATCTCGCTGTCGCCCCAGCAGGTGGCGGCGGGCGCGGTGGTGTGCGCGGGCGCGGCGCTGCTGCCGGACATCGACCACCACAACGGCCGGATCGCCAACACCATCGGACCGGTCACCAAGAAGTTCTGCAAGTGGGTCGGCAAGGCCTCCGGCGGTCACCGGCAGGCCACCCACTCGATCGCGTTCGCGCTGGTCGTCGGCCTCGTCATGGACCTGCTGGCCACCCACTTCGTGTACGGCTGGTGGGCGGCACTGTGGATCACCGTGGGGTTCGGGCTGCGCGGCATCGGCCTGGACTTCGAGAAGCACGAGGTGTGGTCGTCGGTGGCCGACTGCGCGGTGGCCGCGCTGGCGGTGTGGCTCATGCGGGACCTGGACATGACCTTCGCCGGGTACGCCGTGACGCTGGGCTGCCTGGCGCACATCGCCGGGGACTGCCTGACACCGCGCGGGTGTCCGGTGCTGTGGCCGTCGAAGTGGCGTCTGATCATTCCGATCGTTCCGCGTACGGACGGCAAGGTGGAGCGCTGGGTGGTCGCGCCGCTGCTCACGCTGGGGGCGGCGATCCTGGCGGTCCGTTCGATCCTCGGCGACGCGGCCGTCCGCTGGCTCAACCAGGGATGA
- a CDS encoding DUF5685 family protein: MFGLVRPCRHVMCRALFESWMAHLCGLCLTLRAEHGQAARLVTNYDGLLVSVLLEAQSPERSPHRKAGPCALRGMRRADVLDARGEGARLAAAVSLLLAAAKTRDHIADGDGPYARRPMAAGARRVAERWDAAGGRTGSALGFDASVLRDAVARQAGLEATPGLGLLELTEPTETAVAAAFAHTAVLAGKPHNAESLSEAGRFFGRLAHLADAVEDLEDDRASGAYNPLLATGTDPAEARRRCEGALDGLRLAVGELDLEDRGLVEALLDHQIRRSVHRVFAVHPGGPGPQGPYGPHGWGPQDPGDPMPPHGPGKGGGHGGHGGHGGHGRPRRPGFPIPCLTGTLAFCTCGLYQPRWSPHRHSSCEGRCWCTRPSHKRRKRKRKDKDRDDEFESDGGDGGDGDADGDCDCCDCDCCGCDC; encoded by the coding sequence GTGTTCGGGCTGGTCCGGCCTTGCCGGCATGTGATGTGCCGTGCGCTGTTCGAGTCGTGGATGGCCCATCTGTGCGGGCTGTGCCTGACGCTGCGCGCCGAGCACGGGCAGGCGGCGCGGCTGGTGACCAACTACGACGGGCTGCTGGTCTCGGTGCTGCTGGAGGCGCAGAGCCCGGAGCGTTCGCCGCACCGCAAGGCGGGTCCGTGCGCGCTGCGGGGGATGCGCCGGGCGGACGTGCTCGACGCGCGCGGCGAGGGCGCCCGGCTGGCCGCGGCGGTCTCGCTGCTGCTCGCGGCGGCCAAGACCCGTGACCACATCGCGGACGGGGACGGCCCCTACGCGCGTCGGCCGATGGCGGCCGGGGCGAGGCGCGTCGCCGAACGGTGGGACGCCGCCGGGGGCCGGACGGGCTCGGCGCTGGGCTTCGACGCCTCGGTCCTCCGGGACGCGGTCGCGCGACAGGCCGGTCTGGAGGCGACCCCCGGGCTGGGGCTGCTGGAGTTGACCGAGCCGACGGAGACGGCGGTGGCGGCGGCGTTCGCCCACACGGCCGTGCTGGCCGGCAAGCCGCACAACGCCGAGTCGCTCTCGGAGGCGGGTCGGTTCTTCGGCCGGCTCGCCCATCTGGCGGACGCGGTCGAGGATCTGGAGGACGATCGGGCGTCGGGCGCGTACAACCCGCTGCTCGCCACGGGCACCGACCCGGCCGAGGCCCGGCGGCGGTGCGAGGGGGCCCTCGATGGGCTGCGCCTGGCCGTCGGGGAGCTGGACCTGGAGGACCGGGGTCTCGTCGAGGCGCTGCTCGATCACCAGATACGCCGCTCGGTGCATCGCGTCTTCGCGGTCCATCCCGGCGGCCCGGGGCCTCAGGGTCCGTACGGGCCGCACGGGTGGGGGCCGCAGGATCCCGGCGATCCGATGCCTCCGCACGGCCCCGGAAAGGGCGGCGGACACGGCGGGCATGGGGGGCACGGCGGGCACGGGCGTCCGCGTCGTCCAGGGTTCCCGATCCCGTGTCTCACCGGGACGCTGGCCTTCTGCACCTGCGGCCTGTATCAGCCCAGGTGGAGCCCGCATCGCCACAGCTCGTGCGAGGGGCGCTGCTGGTGCACCCGGCCGTCCCACAAGCGCCGCAAACGCAAGCGCAAGGACAAGGACCGCGACGACGAGTTCGAGAGCGACGGCGGTGACGGCGGTGACGGTGACGCCGACGGTGACTGCGACTGCTGCGACTGCGATTGCTGCGGCTGTGACTGCTGA
- a CDS encoding cytochrome c oxidase assembly protein, translating into MTSGVAQVTRAAAIAAAVAAGSLAAALVLGGAVTEEVVPGLTDAGVLTRWGLPSARMVMNVAATLTVGALLAATVLLPLDTAGGKGRLSADATGYLRAASWLAAAWAAAAAATLVFTVSDVLGEPVDQVVTGNRLSGYVGDLPQGTALMLVILMSVLVALLARTTATPGGAMGLMALSVVALLPPPLTGHSASAANHSVAVTGLAMHVAAAVLWVGGLVMLGRHALTGGRRLDVMADRFSRMALWCYVAVGVSGIANVISRLPDPAELVTSEYGRLALAKMVAFGALGWFGLWHRSRTLPALVDRRPGAFARLATVEVALMAAVMGLAVALARTAPPAPTTEEDAAQVLLGFPIPPEITLARVVGLWKFDFFFAVLVAVLGGLYAAGLVRLRRRGDRWPVGRTVAWFVGLTTIVLITQSGLARYSPVLFSMHMVQHMALSMLAPIFLVLGAPVTMALRALRPAAIRGDRGPREWITVLLHSPGAKVLTHPVVAAAIFVVSTFALYFTGLFESAMRNHLGHIAMEIHFLAAGLLFFWVLIGVDPAPRKIPHVAKLLVLFATMPFHAFFGLALMNLGQPLADGWYRAVHPDWAGSILADQHTGGGIAWGFGEVPTFIVLLALVGQWFMDDQRTARRKDRESDRAVARDEDDELAVYNARLAKMAERTERAERTERAERTERAERTERAERAENAGEESR; encoded by the coding sequence GTGACTAGCGGCGTGGCGCAGGTGACGCGCGCGGCGGCGATCGCCGCCGCGGTGGCCGCCGGGTCGCTGGCGGCGGCGCTGGTGCTCGGCGGCGCGGTGACCGAGGAGGTCGTCCCGGGCCTCACCGACGCGGGCGTGCTGACCCGCTGGGGGCTGCCGAGCGCCCGGATGGTGATGAACGTCGCGGCCACCCTCACGGTGGGGGCGCTGCTGGCGGCGACCGTCCTGCTGCCGCTGGACACCGCCGGGGGCAAGGGGCGGCTGTCCGCCGACGCCACCGGCTACCTGCGGGCCGCGTCCTGGCTGGCCGCGGCCTGGGCCGCCGCGGCGGCGGCCACGCTGGTCTTCACCGTCTCCGACGTGCTCGGCGAGCCGGTCGATCAGGTCGTCACCGGCAACCGGCTGTCCGGCTACGTGGGGGACCTGCCGCAGGGCACCGCGTTGATGCTGGTGATCCTCATGTCGGTGCTGGTGGCCCTGCTGGCGCGGACCACCGCCACCCCGGGCGGGGCGATGGGCCTGATGGCGCTGTCCGTGGTCGCGCTGCTGCCGCCGCCGCTGACCGGCCACTCCGCCTCGGCGGCCAACCACTCGGTGGCGGTGACCGGGCTGGCCATGCACGTGGCCGCCGCCGTGCTCTGGGTCGGCGGGCTGGTGATGCTGGGCCGGCACGCGCTGACCGGCGGCCGGCGGCTGGACGTGATGGCCGACCGGTTCAGCCGGATGGCGCTGTGGTGCTACGTCGCCGTCGGGGTCAGCGGCATCGCCAACGTGATCTCCCGGCTGCCCGACCCGGCCGAGCTGGTGACCAGTGAGTACGGGCGGCTGGCGCTGGCCAAGATGGTCGCGTTCGGGGCGCTGGGCTGGTTCGGCCTGTGGCACCGGAGCCGCACCCTGCCCGCCCTCGTGGACCGTCGGCCCGGCGCGTTCGCCCGGCTGGCCACCGTGGAGGTGGCGCTGATGGCCGCGGTGATGGGGCTGGCGGTGGCGCTGGCCCGGACCGCCCCGCCCGCGCCGACCACCGAGGAGGACGCCGCGCAGGTCCTGCTCGGCTTCCCGATCCCGCCGGAGATCACCCTGGCCCGGGTGGTCGGGCTGTGGAAGTTCGACTTCTTCTTCGCCGTCCTGGTGGCGGTGCTGGGCGGCCTGTACGCGGCGGGGCTGGTGCGGCTGCGGCGGCGGGGCGACCGCTGGCCGGTGGGCCGCACCGTGGCCTGGTTCGTCGGGCTGACGACGATCGTGCTGATCACCCAGTCCGGGCTGGCGCGGTACTCGCCGGTCCTGTTCAGCATGCACATGGTGCAGCACATGGCGCTGTCGATGCTGGCGCCGATCTTCCTCGTGCTGGGCGCGCCCGTGACGATGGCGCTGCGGGCGCTGCGGCCCGCCGCGATCCGCGGCGACCGGGGGCCCCGCGAATGGATCACCGTCCTGCTGCACAGCCCGGGGGCGAAGGTCCTCACGCATCCGGTGGTGGCCGCCGCGATCTTCGTGGTCAGCACGTTCGCGCTGTACTTCACCGGGCTGTTCGAGAGCGCGATGCGCAACCATCTCGGGCACATCGCGATGGAGATCCACTTCCTGGCGGCGGGCCTGCTGTTCTTCTGGGTGCTGATCGGGGTGGATCCCGCGCCCCGCAAGATCCCGCACGTGGCCAAGCTGCTGGTGCTGTTCGCGACGATGCCGTTCCACGCGTTCTTCGGCCTGGCGCTGATGAACCTCGGGCAGCCCCTCGCCGACGGCTGGTACCGGGCCGTGCATCCGGACTGGGCGGGCTCCATCCTCGCCGACCAGCACACCGGCGGCGGCATCGCCTGGGGCTTCGGGGAGGTGCCGACGTTCATCGTGCTGCTGGCCCTGGTGGGGCAGTGGTTCATGGACGACCAGCGCACGGCGCGCCGCAAGGACCGCGAGTCCGACCGGGCCGTCGCCCGCGACGAGGACGACGAACTGGCCGTCTACAACGCCCGCCTCGCCAAGATGGCCGAACGCACCGAACGGGCCGAACGCACCGAACGGGCCGAACGCACCGAACGGGCCGAGCGCACCGAACGGGCCGAGCGCGCGGAGAACGCGGGCGAGGAGAGCCGGTAG
- a CDS encoding helix-turn-helix domain-containing protein — protein MAGQETLGQRIRTLRIRQGISQAQLAFPELSDSYISLIESDKRVPAPSVIELLAAKLNCSATYLVSGVSEEVVDDLRVTLDYAEIALQNGAAAEARARFADVLANTDAVALPELLQQARWGHALALEAAGALEAAIAELRQLTAEASAEADLEQWARVHVALSRCLRERGDISAGVEVAEDALRRLIASGAESTDGAVHLGATLLAAYMERGDLVRARQLADQLIERAERIGSPKARMAAYWEAAYVAEVRGEYEEGMALAERALPLLGALDDSRSLSRLRMVYAGLLLRARPEEAEEAREILLHTREQINSSSAGEIDVALCLIELARTEIALGRPGGAVTLAHEALDLLGDAPRRAGALALTVLGEAYVRLGRTEDAVEVLTRAATHMEEMESSREAAQLWFDLAELLGETGAADGPRLGAYRRALACAGL, from the coding sequence GTGGCCGGTCAGGAAACTCTCGGGCAGCGCATCCGCACGCTGCGCATCCGTCAGGGCATCAGCCAGGCGCAGCTCGCCTTCCCCGAGCTGTCCGACAGCTACATCTCGCTGATCGAGAGCGACAAGCGGGTCCCCGCGCCGAGCGTGATCGAGCTGCTCGCCGCCAAGCTGAACTGCTCGGCGACCTACCTGGTCAGCGGGGTCAGCGAGGAGGTCGTCGACGACCTCCGGGTGACCCTGGACTACGCCGAGATCGCCTTGCAGAACGGCGCCGCCGCCGAGGCCCGCGCCCGGTTCGCCGACGTGCTGGCCAACACCGACGCGGTGGCGCTGCCCGAGCTGCTCCAGCAGGCCCGCTGGGGCCACGCGCTGGCCCTGGAGGCCGCGGGGGCGCTGGAGGCCGCCATCGCCGAGCTGCGCCAGCTCACCGCCGAGGCGTCCGCCGAGGCCGATCTCGAGCAGTGGGCCCGCGTGCACGTGGCGTTGAGCCGGTGTCTGCGGGAGCGCGGCGACATCAGCGCCGGGGTCGAGGTCGCGGAGGACGCGCTGCGCAGGCTGATCGCCTCCGGCGCCGAGTCCACCGACGGCGCGGTCCACCTGGGCGCGACGCTGCTGGCCGCCTACATGGAGCGCGGCGACCTGGTGCGGGCCCGTCAGCTCGCCGACCAGCTCATCGAACGCGCGGAGCGGATCGGCAGCCCCAAGGCCCGGATGGCCGCCTACTGGGAGGCCGCCTACGTCGCCGAGGTGCGCGGCGAGTACGAGGAGGGCATGGCGCTGGCCGAGCGGGCGCTGCCGCTGCTGGGCGCGCTCGACGATTCCCGCAGCCTGTCGCGCCTGCGGATGGTCTACGCCGGGCTGCTGCTGAGGGCCCGGCCGGAGGAGGCCGAGGAGGCGCGCGAGATCCTGCTGCACACCCGCGAGCAGATCAACTCCAGCTCCGCCGGCGAGATCGACGTCGCCCTCTGCCTGATCGAGCTGGCCCGCACCGAGATCGCCCTGGGCCGCCCGGGGGGCGCGGTGACGCTCGCCCACGAGGCCCTCGACCTGCTCGGGGACGCGCCCCGCCGCGCCGGGGCCCTGGCGCTGACCGTGCTGGGCGAGGCGTACGTGCGGCTGGGGCGCACCGAGGACGCCGTCGAGGTCCTCACCCGCGCCGCCACCCACATGGAGGAGATGGAGTCCTCCAGGGAGGCCGCCCAATTGTGGTTCGACCTGGCCGAGTTGCTCGGCGAGACGGGCGCGGCCGACGGTCCCCGTCTGGGCGCCTACCGTCGGGCCCTGGCCTGCGCCGGGCTCTGA
- the uraH gene encoding hydroxyisourate hydrolase has translation MSLSTHVLDTRLGRPAAEVPVRLDRHLDGSWQPLAEALTDGDGRSTLLPGEGSALTAGVHRLRFGTGPYFAGQGVETFYPEVCVIFEIADPSRHHHVPLLLSPYGYSTYRGS, from the coding sequence GTGAGTCTGAGCACTCATGTCCTCGACACCAGGCTGGGCAGGCCCGCCGCCGAGGTCCCGGTCCGCCTGGACCGCCATCTCGACGGCTCCTGGCAGCCGCTGGCCGAGGCCCTGACCGACGGCGACGGCCGGTCGACCCTGCTGCCCGGCGAGGGCTCCGCGCTGACGGCGGGCGTGCACCGGCTGCGGTTCGGCACCGGCCCGTACTTCGCCGGTCAGGGAGTCGAGACCTTCTACCCGGAGGTGTGCGTGATCTTCGAGATCGCCGACCCGTCCCGGCACCACCACGTGCCGCTGCTGCTCAGCCCCTACGGCTACTCGACCTACCGGGGAAGCTGA
- a CDS encoding DUF5685 family protein produces the protein MFGVVRPCRHVMCESLFDGWMAHMCGLCLTLRAEHGQAARLVTNYDGLLVSVLAEAQSPERSPHRKAGPCALRGMRSADVVDAKAEGARLAAAVSLLLAAAKTRDHIVDRDKAYGRRLVAAGAGRMADRWDAAGGRTGSALGFDASVLRYAVDRQVELEAAGGLGLLELTEPTETAVAAAFAHTAVLAGKPHNAESLSEAGRFFGRLAHLIDAVEDLEPDRATGAYNPLLATGTDPAEARRYCDDALQGLRLALDDLDLEDRRLVRALLDREIRRSVDHVFASSPGGPPPQGPYPHQPYPQGGYPPHAHAGAGVPGAPGGWGPGGGGGWGGGGKPGRPARPGLPIPCFTGTLVCFTCGIYQPKWSKHHGKSCGDRCWCTRHCDGSCDANCGECCRCCECCDCSC, from the coding sequence ATGTTCGGAGTGGTGCGGCCCTGCCGCCATGTGATGTGCGAGTCGCTGTTCGACGGCTGGATGGCGCACATGTGCGGGCTGTGCCTCACCTTGCGGGCCGAGCACGGGCAGGCGGCGCGGCTGGTGACCAACTACGACGGGCTGCTGGTCTCGGTGCTCGCCGAGGCGCAGAGTCCGGAGCGTTCGCCGCACCGCAAGGCGGGTCCGTGCGCGCTGCGGGGGATGCGTTCCGCCGACGTCGTCGACGCCAAGGCGGAGGGCGCGCGGCTGGCGGCGGCCGTGTCGCTGCTGCTCGCGGCGGCCAAGACCCGCGACCACATCGTGGACCGTGACAAGGCGTACGGGCGCAGGCTGGTGGCGGCGGGGGCGGGCCGGATGGCCGACCGCTGGGACGCCGCCGGGGGTAGGACGGGTTCGGCGCTGGGCTTCGACGCCTCGGTCCTCCGGTACGCGGTGGACCGGCAGGTGGAGCTGGAGGCCGCCGGAGGGCTCGGGCTGCTGGAGTTGACGGAGCCGACGGAGACGGCGGTGGCGGCGGCGTTCGCGCACACGGCCGTGTTGGCGGGCAAGCCGCACAACGCCGAGTCGCTGTCCGAGGCGGGCCGGTTCTTCGGACGCCTCGCGCACCTCATCGACGCCGTCGAGGACCTGGAGCCGGATCGGGCGACCGGGGCCTACAACCCTCTGCTCGCCACCGGCACGGACCCGGCCGAGGCCCGGCGGTACTGCGACGACGCGCTGCAGGGCCTGCGGCTGGCCCTCGACGACCTCGACCTTGAGGACCGTCGCCTGGTGAGGGCGCTGCTCGACCGCGAGATCCGGCGTTCGGTCGACCACGTGTTCGCCTCCTCTCCCGGAGGCCCGCCCCCGCAGGGCCCGTACCCCCACCAGCCGTACCCGCAGGGCGGGTACCCGCCGCACGCCCACGCCGGGGCCGGTGTTCCGGGCGCCCCCGGCGGCTGGGGTCCTGGTGGTGGCGGCGGCTGGGGCGGTGGCGGCAAGCCCGGCCGGCCGGCCCGTCCCGGGCTCCCGATCCCGTGCTTCACCGGCACCCTCGTCTGCTTCACGTGCGGGATCTACCAGCCCAAGTGGAGCAAGCACCACGGCAAGTCCTGCGGTGACCGCTGCTGGTGCACCCGGCACTGCGACGGATCCTGCGACGCCAACTGCGGCGAGTGCTGCCGCTGCTGTGAGTGCTGCGACTGCAGTTGCTGA
- a CDS encoding TIGR03621 family F420-dependent LLM class oxidoreductase, with the protein MRDFRFGFNFRDIPSRAALVDRCRLAEHFGYDVALVPDHLGGPAPFTMMVAAAEATERMRVGTLVLNVPFWNPHLLAREVSTADVLTDGRVELGLGAGHMKWEFDAAGIEWRPFGPRAQMLEETIQELGRLFAGPEYPERTAIRAAGGLTELKPVQRRGFDGSGPPLVVGGTGDRVLRVAARYADTVAYGGVYQIKGEPPGTFRLGNADEAEERVRFVGGLMGERADEVESSVLIQLVAVTGDRRAEAARLAAGPLAFLTAEEILETPFVLLGTHAQIAEQLVERRERFGYSYITVHGVSMEALGPVIELLR; encoded by the coding sequence ATGCGTGATTTCCGATTCGGTTTCAACTTCCGTGACATCCCCTCGCGGGCGGCCCTCGTCGACCGTTGCCGCCTGGCCGAGCATTTCGGCTACGACGTGGCGCTGGTCCCCGACCATCTGGGCGGCCCCGCCCCGTTCACGATGATGGTGGCCGCCGCCGAGGCCACCGAACGAATGCGGGTGGGCACCCTGGTCCTCAACGTCCCCTTCTGGAACCCGCACCTGCTGGCCCGGGAGGTGTCCACCGCCGACGTGCTCACCGACGGCAGGGTCGAGCTCGGCCTCGGCGCGGGGCACATGAAGTGGGAGTTCGACGCCGCCGGGATCGAATGGCGGCCGTTCGGGCCGCGCGCCCAGATGCTGGAGGAGACCATCCAGGAGCTGGGGCGGCTGTTCGCGGGCCCCGAGTACCCGGAACGCACGGCCATCCGTGCGGCCGGCGGGCTGACGGAGCTGAAGCCGGTGCAGCGCCGGGGCTTCGACGGGTCGGGCCCGCCGCTGGTGGTCGGCGGCACGGGCGACCGCGTGCTGCGGGTCGCGGCCCGGTACGCCGACACCGTCGCCTACGGGGGTGTCTACCAGATCAAGGGAGAGCCGCCGGGCACGTTCCGCCTCGGCAACGCCGACGAGGCGGAGGAGCGGGTGCGGTTCGTCGGCGGCCTCATGGGGGAGCGGGCCGACGAGGTCGAGTCCAGCGTCCTCATCCAACTCGTGGCGGTGACCGGCGACCGCCGCGCGGAGGCCGCGAGGCTCGCCGCCGGGCCGTTGGCCTTCCTGACCGCGGAGGAGATTCTGGAGACCCCGTTCGTGCTGCTCGGCACGCACGCGCAGATCGCCGAGCAGTTGGTGGAACGACGCGAGCGCTTCGGGTACTCCTACATCACCGTGCACGGCGTCTCCATGGAGGCGCTGGGCCCGGTGATCGAACTCCTGCGCTGA
- a CDS encoding sensor histidine kinase: MLWRLLLERITWQRWAYLVMGGALLMPYWFLSSVVVPLLPMPGSGLAEQALAVGLAFGLAAVGTWVTGLVPAVRVLEGAAIRELVGGRLGDRPVEPSGDWRTRQRTAVWHFLHLHVGVVISAISLATPPMVIALLLLPFLDAQAPVGVLVEYREGLTGALAPVAGLLLAAAVLGLIAAAGELMARLAPMFLGPSHAERLADAERRATRLAERNRLARELHDSVGHALSVVTLQAAAAGRVLDSDPAFAREALNAIEESARSALEDLDHVLGLLREESSAKAPQATLAQLDGLLNKTRLAGVALDAEIGDGLDQVPAVVSREAYRIVQEGLTNTLRHAGKVPVHLRIEVRAEQLEVEMSNPLSEASAERAVRRRGGGSGLNGIGERVTVLRGWMRAGAEGDAWRLRVSLPLRSGG; the protein is encoded by the coding sequence ATGCTCTGGCGCCTGCTTCTCGAACGGATCACCTGGCAGCGGTGGGCCTACCTCGTCATGGGCGGCGCCCTGCTCATGCCGTACTGGTTCCTCAGCTCGGTGGTGGTCCCGCTGCTGCCGATGCCGGGCAGCGGTCTGGCCGAGCAGGCGTTGGCCGTGGGGCTGGCGTTCGGGCTGGCCGCGGTGGGCACCTGGGTGACCGGGCTCGTGCCCGCGGTGCGGGTGCTGGAGGGGGCGGCGATCCGCGAGCTGGTCGGCGGCCGGCTCGGCGACCGGCCGGTGGAGCCGTCCGGGGACTGGCGGACCCGGCAGCGCACCGCCGTCTGGCACTTCCTGCACCTGCACGTCGGGGTGGTGATCAGCGCGATCAGCCTGGCCACCCCGCCGATGGTGATCGCGCTGCTGCTCCTGCCGTTCCTCGACGCGCAGGCCCCGGTCGGCGTCCTGGTCGAGTACCGCGAGGGCCTCACCGGGGCGCTGGCGCCGGTGGCGGGGCTGCTGCTGGCGGCGGCGGTGCTGGGGCTGATCGCGGCGGCGGGCGAGCTGATGGCCCGGCTCGCCCCGATGTTCCTGGGCCCGTCGCACGCCGAGCGGCTGGCCGACGCCGAACGCCGCGCCACCCGGTTGGCCGAGCGCAACCGGCTGGCCAGGGAGCTGCACGACTCGGTCGGTCACGCGCTGAGCGTCGTCACCCTGCAGGCCGCCGCGGCGGGCCGCGTCCTCGACAGCGACCCGGCCTTCGCCCGGGAGGCGCTGAACGCCATCGAGGAGTCGGCCCGCAGCGCCCTGGAGGATCTCGACCACGTGCTGGGCCTGCTGCGCGAGGAGTCCTCGGCCAAGGCCCCGCAGGCCACGCTGGCCCAGCTCGACGGGCTGCTGAACAAGACCCGGCTGGCGGGCGTGGCGCTGGACGCGGAGATCGGCGACGGCCTCGATCAGGTGCCCGCCGTGGTGTCCCGCGAGGCGTACCGGATCGTCCAGGAGGGCCTGACCAACACGCTGCGCCATGCGGGCAAGGTGCCCGTGCACCTGCGGATCGAGGTCCGCGCCGAACAACTGGAGGTGGAGATGAGCAACCCCCTGAGCGAGGCGTCGGCGGAGCGCGCCGTACGGCGGCGGGGCGGCGGGAGCGGTCTGAACGGCATCGGCGAGCGGGTCACCGTGCTGCGCGGGTGGATGCGGGCGGGCGCGGAGGGGGACGCCTGGCGGCTCCGCGTCTCGTTGCCGCTACGGTCTGGGGGGTGA
- the uraD gene encoding 2-oxo-4-hydroxy-4-carboxy-5-ureidoimidazoline decarboxylase: MSSSPRGVERLNALPPHDAEQELLTCCGSRAWARSVAAGRPYADAAALKAASDRAFAGLTWPEVREALHHHPRIGDRPKGVDRESTWSRSEQSGVIDADRRVAHGLHEGNAAYEKRFGHVFLICATGLTAEQMLDALTARLGNDDATERRVVTDELLKITHVRLDKLLEHP, translated from the coding sequence ATGAGCAGCAGTCCGCGGGGCGTGGAGCGGTTGAACGCGCTCCCGCCGCACGACGCCGAGCAGGAGCTGCTGACCTGCTGCGGCTCCCGGGCCTGGGCCCGTTCGGTGGCGGCCGGGCGGCCGTACGCCGACGCGGCGGCGCTCAAGGCCGCCTCCGACCGGGCGTTCGCGGGGCTGACCTGGCCCGAGGTGCGGGAGGCGCTGCACCATCACCCCCGCATCGGCGACCGGCCCAAGGGGGTGGACCGGGAGTCGACCTGGTCGCGGAGTGAGCAGTCCGGGGTCATCGACGCCGACCGTCGGGTGGCGCACGGGCTTCACGAGGGCAACGCGGCCTACGAGAAGCGGTTCGGTCACGTGTTCCTGATCTGCGCCACCGGCCTCACGGCGGAGCAGATGCTGGACGCGCTGACCGCGCGGCTGGGCAACGACGACGCCACCGAGCGCCGGGTCGTCACGGACGAGCTGCTGAAGATCACCCATGTGCGTCTCGACAAGCTCCTGGAGCATCCGTGA
- a CDS encoding response regulator has protein sequence MTIDVLLVDDERLIRAGLRAIIDAEPDLRVVGEASDGSEVPGEVARLRPDVILMDVRMPKLDGIQATRRILAGAVDPPKVVVVTTFENDEYVYDALRAGASGFLLKRARPEEILQAVRMVAHGETLLFPAAIRELAAAHGRSGGGSPAAWHDRLTEREADVLKLMAKGRSNAEIAQELFVSPQTVKTHVGNVLAKLQARDRTQAVIFAYETGFIAPG, from the coding sequence ATGACCATCGACGTGCTGCTGGTCGACGACGAACGGCTGATCCGGGCGGGCCTGCGGGCGATCATCGACGCCGAGCCCGACCTGCGGGTGGTCGGGGAGGCGTCCGACGGGTCCGAGGTGCCCGGCGAGGTGGCGCGGCTGCGTCCCGACGTGATCCTCATGGACGTGCGGATGCCCAAGCTGGACGGCATCCAGGCGACCCGGCGCATCCTGGCGGGCGCCGTCGACCCGCCCAAGGTCGTCGTGGTCACCACCTTCGAGAACGACGAGTACGTCTACGACGCGCTCCGCGCCGGGGCCAGCGGCTTCCTGCTCAAGCGCGCCCGCCCGGAGGAGATCCTCCAGGCGGTGCGGATGGTCGCGCACGGCGAGACGCTGCTGTTCCCCGCCGCCATCAGGGAGCTGGCCGCCGCGCACGGACGCTCCGGCGGGGGGTCGCCGGCGGCGTGGCACGACCGGCTCACCGAGCGGGAGGCCGACGTGCTGAAACTGATGGCCAAGGGGCGTTCCAACGCCGAGATCGCCCAGGAGCTGTTCGTCAGCCCGCAGACGGTCAAGACCCACGTGGGCAACGTCCTCGCCAAGCTCCAGGCCCGCGACCGCACCCAGGCGGTCATCTTCGCGTACGAGACGGGGTTCATCGCCCCGGGCTGA